The DNA segment ccaccctccccccacccctggtaCCTCCCTCCTCGGTGCAGAGACATCTCTGTCATGGGCGGTTGGCAGGTGGTTCCTCTATGTGGTTTTCGTCTTCCTGCTGGGAGCCGTCTGCAGCCGGGAGGCCCTGCGCCAGGACTTCATGATAGCCCAGAAGGTTGGCAAGGGTTCTGGTTGGCATGTGTTGGGTTGGCTCAGGGTGGGGTCCCCTTCCTGTCTCTTCGTGTCCCTCTGGACTCCCCCCTTGTGTCTTCTCAGCGTCCTCCTGGAGTCCCCCCAACCATCCCTGGCCATCCGGGGGTGAAAGAGCAGGCCCAGACCCATGTCTGGCCTCGTGTCCAGACCCAAGCCCAGCCCCGTGCCCCTACCCATGCCCCTACCCGTGCCCCAATCAATGCTTAGCCCCATGCCCAGCCTCATGCCCAAACCCAAGGCCAGCCTCATGCCTGGCCCCATGCCCAGACCAATGCCAAGACCCATATCCAGACCGATGCCCAGACCCTTGCCCAGCTTCATGCCCGGCCCTGTGTCCGGCCTCATGCCCGACCCATGATCGGGCCCATGTCCAGTCCTATGCCCGGCCTTATGCCCAGACCAATACGTAAGTGAGGCAGGGTGATTCTGCCAGACTCCTATCTCCCTGTTGGCGGGTGGGCGGACAAGGTGACATCCTGCTTTCTATTATCCATGGACTTGGGGGAAATGAGAGGCATGGATAAGTGGAAAGTGCAGATAATCCACACTTGTCCCTTCTCCACATATCCTGTGATCCAAGTTGCCCTCTGACCATCTGGACATTTGGGGGCCTCCTGTCCACCCCCTACCCCGGAGAGGAAGAGCTGGTTCTATCTCCCCATGGGGTCTGCCCTGGCTCTGGCTCTTCCAGTCTGTCTGGCTttctctctctgagtctctctcaCCCTGGGTGTCACCGACTTTGCCTCTCTTTATGTCCATCTCTCGGTCTCTGCTTGGGTCTCCCTGCATCCCGATCTCTGCAACCGTGGCGATCTGAGTCTCTGCCTCTGGTGCTTTGAGGGGTGTTTTTCTGGTGTTGTCTTTGATGGCCTCTCTTTAAGTGCCTCTGGCgaggtctctgtccctctctgagtACCTCTGGCAGTGGGCTcggactctgtctctctgtctctgccctctactctctgaACTCGGCATCTCTGATTGTCTCTGCCTCTGGAAGGGGCtccatctctgctctctgcctctacTCCCTGACCTCTGTGTCTCTGATTGTCTGTGCCTCTGGAAGGGGCTCCATCTTTGGTCACTGCctcggtctctctgtctctgacagggAACTCTGACTCTGTCTTCTGCCTCGGCCTCTACTCTCCGACCTCTGCGTCTCTGCTCGTCTCTGCCTCTGGAAAGGGCTCCGTCTCTGGTCTCCGCCTCAGTCTCTGACCGTCTCTGGTGGGGCCTGTCCCCCGGCAGGTGTCTTTGGTGGGCTTCCTGTTCCTGCTGGGGCTGTACATTTCCTCGCTGGCCTCTTGCATGGGGGGCCTGTACGGGGCCCCCCGCATCCTGCACTGCCTGGCCCAGGAGAAGGTGGTCCCAGCCCTGGCGTTCCTGGCTCAGGAGGTGAGTCCACtggggtcagggtggggagggggccggggcggggacgacggggagggcccgggagttggggggagagacgggccgGGGTCTCTGGGGACTGCCCGGGTCCGTCCTGGGCTTCTGCTGaccaacagcagcatggcctaagtgcttagtacagtgctctgcacacagtaagtgcataataaatacgattgaatgaatggcctagtggatagagcctgggcctggacatcagaataataataataatctggtatttgttaagcacttattatgtgctgttctaagcgctgggtagatacaaggtaatcaggttgtcccacatggggttcacagttttaatctccattttccagatgaggtaactgaggctcagagaagttaagtgacttgcccaaagtcacacagctgacaagtggcagagttgggattagaacccacgacttctgactcccaagcccaggctctctccactgagccacgctgcttctctagaagcagaggcagaagaagaaccagaagaacctggattctaatcccaggtctgcttcttgtcagctgtgtgattttggacaagtcacttcacttctctgggcctcagttccctcagctgtaaaacggggatgaagactgtgagccccatgtgaaacagggactgtgtccaacctggtgaacttgtatctaccccagcacttagaacagtgcctggcacatagtaagtgcttaacaaataccatttaaaaaaatggctgcCTTGCTGGACACCAGGATTTGGGGGTggcgggaggaaagaggaggtagAGGACACGGAGGGAGCCCAGAGGGGGCCCACTCCCCAttggctggattgcagtaggcaGGCTAGGGGTGGGATGGGTTTAATCCCAGAAGGCTTCTCCGGTGGTTTGGGAAGTAATTTACAgaagggaaggacctgggtttaattaattaactaattaattaatcagtcagtcaatggtatttactgagcacttactgtgtgcagagcactgtgctaagcttttgagaagcagcatgacgtagtggatagagagtgggcctgggagtcagaaggtcatgggttctaatcccggctccaccacgtgtctgttgtgtgaccttgggtaagtcacttcacttctctggacctcatttaccccatctgtaaaatggggattgagaccgtgagcctcacgtgggacaggaatggtgaccaatctgatttgcttgtagccaccccagcacttatcacagagcctggcacatagtaagtgcttaacaaatgccatcattattaattattattattattacaatgcaacagagttggtaggcacattccttgcccaagagctcagagtctgggggtggggggtgggaggaggagctaAGACTTCCTAAAGGAGGGTGGTTTTGGGAAAGTAATTTGCAAGAGGGAAGGATGTGGATTTAATCCCAGAAGTCTTCATGGGCGGTGGGGCATTGAAAAGGAATTcacaggagggaaggggtgtgggATTAATCCCGGAAGGCTTCCCAAAAGATGAGGGGGTTGGGAAGCAATTTACAGGAGGGAAAGGGTGTGGATTTAATCccagaaggcttcccagaggggGGGGAGTGGTTGGGGAAGCAATTTACAGGAGGGAAAGGGTGTGGATAAGTGGAATCTGCAGATAATCCACATTCGGAAGGGACTCCGATTAATGGAATCTGCAGATAATCCACACTGGCCATCTCTTCACCCCGCCTGTGCCCCGAGATGCCCTCGGACGGTTTGGGGTCCTCCcgtccccacccatgcccccacCCTTGGGAGGAAgagctgtctctgtctccccctcatcgtcttccctgtctcaccctttaccgtctgcctgtctctccacctctgagTCTCTGCTCTCTGGGTGTCACTGactttgtctctatttgtgtttATCTCTGTCTGGGACTCTCTCTGAGTCTCTACGCCTCTAGTGtgtgggtggtggaggagggatcttTGTCTCTGGCAGTGTCTCAGGGTCTCTGATGTTATCTCTCTGAGTGTCTCTGGCAGGgagctctgactctgtctctctgtctctggtctcttgtctctgcatctcttattgtctctatctctgaaaagggctctgtctcttgtctctgcttctctctaaatGTCTCTGATTGTCTctggcctgtctctctctctctgagtatCGGTCTCCCGAGGTGTCACTGGCTTTGCCTCTCTTTTTGCTTATCTCCCTGTCTCTggctgtgtctctgtgtctctgcccatGATGGTCTCTCTGAGCATCTTCAGGGGGAAGACACTAGGGCCAAGGCGAATGAAGGTGGCAACAGcctggctccttgtgggcaactctgttgtcttggacTCCCAcaggagtttagtatagtgcctggcacagagtaagcaacatggcctagtggataataataattatgaaatgtgttaagtgcttactatgtgccaggcactgtactaagcgctggggtagatataagcaaatcgggttggacgcagtccctgtcccacgtggggctcacagtctccatccccatttgacagatgagggaactgaggcccagagaagtaaagtgacttgcccaaggtcacacagtagacaagtgaccgagccgggtttagaagccatagcctttggactcccagacccgtgctgtatcccttatgccatgctgcttctccagggatggagcctgggcctggaattcagaaggaactgggttctaatcccagctccgccacttgtccgatggtgaccttgggcaagtcacttcacatttttgttcctcagttccctcatctgtaaaatggggatgaagactgtgagccccaggtgggacagagattttgtcattcattcactcattcattcagtcatagttactgagggctttctgtgtgcagagcactgtactaagcacctggagtgtacagtttggcaacagttagaaacaatccctgcccaacaacgggttcacagtctaaaaggcagaGCAATGATAGTATATTCCAGttcaggggttcattcattcactcattcattcagtcgtatttattgaaggtttactctgtgcagagcactggaccgagcacttgggaaagtgcagtacaacaaacattccaacccaactatcttgtatctacccagtgcttagaacagggtcttgcacataataagtacttaacagatagcacagtcACTAttctttagctcattgtggggagggaatgtgtctgtttattgttttggcctctcccaagcgtttagtacagctctctgcatacagtaagcactcaataaatttgacttattcaattgtatttattgagcgtttctgtgtgcagagcattgtaccgagcgcttagaaagtacaatatagcaataacgcgagatgattgaatgaatattagtaagcgctcaatgcatcccattgattgacggattgattgggAGGGGGTCCGGTGGGGTGGGCCCCGGGGTCCCAcctgacccccttccccctccctccctgcagagcggcggcccccgggaccctccgGTGACGGCCATCGGGGTGACGGGCCTGGTGACCGTGGCCTTCGTGTGCCTGGGCCAGGTCAACGTCCTGGCTCCCATCGTCACTGTCACCTTCATGCTGACCTACGCGGCCGTcaacctctccttcttctccaccgGCCTGGCCCGGCCACGCGGCCCCCCGCCTCGGTCCGGCCCCAaggccccgccggacccccgggccTCGATGCCCCTCTTGCCGCCACCCAAGCCAGACGGGACGTCCGGTTACGGGACTGCCGGCCCCCCGCCCACGGCCTTTGCCCACGGCCTGGACCAGTTggtgggggtgggccggggacgGCAGGGGGCCAGACGGACCCTGTGGGATAGCTTCCGGCTGgaccccggccctcccggccccagggGCCGGTGGGCCCtcagcgggggagggggccgggggtcgcccCCACAGGAGGGGACCGAGGGACCGTGGGACCCAGCGCCGCAGAGAACAGGTGAGGCGGGGGGTCGCCGGCCTCCgggtgggggccgaggggggagagagagaggagtgtagatggagagtgtgagctgggggacagtgggaggaggagcagggagcttagagggagagtgtgagctgggggcaGTGAGAGGAGGATCAGGGAATTTAgtgggagagtgtgagctggggggcagtgggaggagagagcaaggaggttagagggagggtgtggcctgggggcagtgggaggagagagcaaggaggTTAGAGAGAGGGTGTGGGAGAGTTTGGGGGTTAGAGTGAGAATGTGAgctgggggcagtgggaggagagagcaaggggtgtagagggagagtgtgagctggggcgggggggccagTGAGAGGAGATATCAGAGAGATTAGAGGGAGAGTAAAGGGAAGTAGCAtgatctactggatagagcccgggcctgggaatcagaaggactggattctaatcccaactctgcctcttgtctgctctgtgactttggacaactcacttcacttgtctgggccccagttccctcacctgtaaaatggggaatacgagactgtgagcccccaggtgggacagggactgtaaccaacccgataaccttgtctctacccagcgcttacaacagtgcctagaacttattaagcacttaacaaatactatatgaaaaagaatgtgagctggggggaaatgggaggagagagcagagaggttcGAAGGAAAGTGTGAACTGGGGgccagtgggaggaggagcagggaggttagagaaagagtgtgagctgggggcagtgggaggagagagcaggaaagttcGATGGGGAGAGCCGGTCACCCCACGGATAACCGAGAACAGTCCCTACTCTGGGGGACAACAGGAGCAGAGTCAGGTGAGAATGCAAACGGGGAAGGATGAGGCAATTGGAATTCTGCTCTCTCCCGGCAGATTCGTCCCCCGCGCCCGGCGCCCAAGACCCCCGGACTCTGCCACCTTCGCCCTTCTCGCACCTGTGCAACCCCTGGGTGTCCCTGATTGGTGTAAGTCCCTGGGTCAGAGATCAAAGCCTcgggggctccccccacccccaccatcccctcctGGGGTcccaggggttgggagaggagagggacccCGCCTTTTGTGTGCGAGCTTAGAGGACTGGGCGGGAACGATCGGCTTCGGTTTTGGACTATCCGTGATTTCCGTTATCCGCGGCTTCCGGTCACCCTCCCCGTGGCCACCCCCGGGATCCCAGCTGGTGGAGTACGGGCGGTCCCTGGGTGGTCTCGGGGATCCTGAGAGCCGTCGGCGGTCCGCAGGCCTTCGGCTTCCTGGTGGTGGTGTTCCTGATCCAGTGGGTCTACACCTTGGTGAATCTGGCCATCGCGGGCTCGCTGTACCTCTACATCTGTCGGGTCAACCCGGGAAGACACCCTGGTacgtggagggaagggaggaccctgccccagcccagagacccccaccctctccttcagAAACCAGGCCCGTTCCAGGAGCCAGcacaaggggtgggggtggaaccaaaatagtaattataataatatagaggacttgggttctaatccaagctctgccacataacttctgtgtgaccttaggtaagtcgcttcacttctctgggcctcagttacctcatggggattaaagctgtgagccccaagtgggacatggactgtgtcctccctggattagtttgtatcggccccagcgtttaatacagtgcctgcagcgtagtgagcccttaacagataccacataatcggctccaccacttgtctgctgtgtgaccttggacgagtcacttgccttctctgtgcctcagtgacctcatctgtaaaatgaggtttgagatagtgagccccacctgggacaagggattgtgtccaacctgatttgcttgtatccacctcagcgcttagtacagtgcctggcacatagtaagcgcttacaaataccattattatcattattagtagtattattagactgtaagctcgttgtgggcaggaaactctattatattgttcatttatgcaatcatatttatttaagcgtttactgtgtgcagagcactgtactaagcgcttgagaaagtacactacaacaataaacagtgacattccctgcccacagcgagctcacagtcttctcccccaagcgcttagtacggtgttctgcactcagtaagcgctccataaatatcactgattgatttgtggtggtatttgttcagtgcttactgtgtgccaagcactgagctgagcgctggggcagaaacatgTCAATCAGAGCAGGCCAGTCCCTTGTCCCGAGTGTTTgacgtctctccctctcttgtctctccccttctctctatccctgtcttctccctgcccAGGATCGACGGGAAACTGCCACTTCTTCCGAAGGGTTAAATCAGTGTGTGTGCCGGCCTTCAGGTGCGCCTATTAAGTACTcacccacttccctcctcctcctcctcctccctccctcccccttagtcccatccttctccccccacctcctcctccctccctcctggggatGGTCTCAAGGGCTGGGGGGCTTTGGAGGACTCTGAGAGGCTGGGGAGTCTGGGAGAGTCTTGTGGGGGGGGTGTCTGAGGGGCTGGGGTATCTGGGGCAGCCTTGAGGGGCTCTGAGGGGCCGGGGTGCTTGGGGCGGGGAGCTTGGGGAGGATCTGAGGGACTGGGGGAGCTGAAGAAGTCTCAGGGGGTGTGAGGGTCTGGGGGGGTCTGAGGAGTGCTTTGGGGGATTGGGGTGTCTGAGGCGTCTTGGGGGCTTTGAGTGGCCGGGCGGGGTCTGGGGAGTCTTGGGGTACTCTGAGCAGCcaaggggcctgggggtgggggatcagGAAGACTCTGAAGGGCTAGGGTGTCTGGGGAAGTCTTGGCGGGGTCTGAGGGTCCAGGATATTGGAGGGGTCTTGGGGGGCATCTTGGGGGACCGTGGTGTCTGAGGTGACTTGAGAGGGTCTTGAAGGTGTCTTAAGGTCTAGGGGGACTGGGGAGGCTCTGAAGGGCCAGGGTATCTGTGGGGTCTTGGGGGGCTCTGAGGGTCTGGGGAGTCTTGGGGGCCCTCTGAGGGGTCTTGGTGGGGGGTCTGAAGGGCCCAAGTGTCTAGGGGTCTTGGGGGTGCTCTGAAGGGCAGGGTTGTGTCTGGAGAGGTCTTGGGAGGACTCTGAGGGGCTGGAGGGTATGAGGAAATCTTGGGGGGCTCTGAGGGGCCAGGGTGTCTTAGGGATTCTTGGCCGGAATGTCTAGGGGGGAGCTCTTGGAGGCAGAGCTCCGAGGGATCGAGGTGTCCAGGACGTCTTGTAGGCCTATTGGGGCTTGTCCTGGGGAAGCTTTGAGGGGCTGGGGGATACTGGAAGGGATTTGAGGGCTGAGGAGGTCTGGGGGGTCTTGCAGAGGGCGCTCAGAGACACCGGGGTGTCTGGAGATTGACAGGGAGGGGCCCCCCCCAAGGGCGAAGTTTCCCCAAGGTTTCCCACTGAATTATCaggccccggccggggcgggccggggcgggggcttcctgcccctccgcccctccccggcggCTTCCTGGTGCCGGCGCCGGCCGGAGGGTCCGCCCGGCCAGACCAAGCAGCGGCGCAGGACAGGAACAATGCTTTCCGGACCGACCGGGCAGGCCTCGGGGGCTGGGTCGGAAGGCGGGAGATGGGAGCTGCCAAAGACACCCTTGGCTCATGCCCATTTCCACCAGAGAGCCGGGCCACTGCCCCCCTGGGGACGATGGTCCTAGCCCCTCGCTGGACTGCCACTGTAGAAATGCCCAGTCccttccgataataataataataattgtgatatttgttaagcacttactttgtgccaggcactgtactcagcgctggggtggatacaagcaaatcaggttggacacagtccctgacccacatggggctcacagactcaatccccattatacagaggagggaactgaggcccagagaagcgaaagtgaattgcccaagccctcacaggagacaagtggaggagctgggtttagaacccatgaccttctgactcccaggcctttgctctgtccactgcgTCGTGCTCCCTCTCCACTGTAGAAATGCCCATGGACTTGTCTATGGAAGCCGCCCATGCCCACCACTGTAGAAACTCCCAGTGCCCTCCACTGTAGAAACACCCCTGGCCTCCTCTGAAGAAGCTGCCCATGCCCACCGTTGGTGAAATAGCCCACTATAGATGTGGCCcttagctccctctagactgtaagcccactgagggcagagaatgtgtctgttcattgttaaattgtcctctcccaaacagtacagtgctctgcacacattaagggcttgggagtcagaggtcatgggtttgaatcctggctctgctacttgtcagctctgtgactgtgggcaagtcacttaacttctctgtgcctcagtgacctcatctgtaaaatggggatgaagactgtgagtctcatgtggtacaacctgattaccttgtctctatcccagcgcttagaacagtgctctgcacaagtaagcgcttaacaaataacattattattattaaggacttaattgggaaacagcatggcctagcggatagagctcgggcctgagcctgggttctaatcccggctctgccacttgcctgctgtgtgacttttggcaaatcacttcacttctctgtgcctcagttcttcatctggaaaatggggactaagactgtgagccccatgtgagacaggaactgcgtccaacctgattcccttgtacctatcccagcgcttagaacagtggttgacacatagtaagcgcttaacaaatgccatccttattattaatgacgactgaatgaatgaaccttctggGTTAGAAGCAGGGCCACTCTAGATTGCACCCACACCAGCCACTGTAGAAGTGGCCCTCGCCCGCTCCCAGCCGGGCACCCCCTGACCCGGTATCCCCTTCTGCAGCGGTGCCCAGGGACCCGAGGAGGAGATGGTCTTgaccccagccctgcccagtgtCGATGTGGAAACTGCCCAACTCACACAGGACAACACGGACTTCGCCGCCCGAGACCGCTACCATGCCTCCTCGCTGGTCAGCGGTGGGGAGCTggggacccctctccccaccactgccCGCCTCACGGCCCCCTTGCCCACTCCTTGCCCACCGGCTGgccggagggagacgggggaccAGATCCCGGAGAAGGGGCTGTGCCCTTAGAACCCCGGGGGCACAAGCTGGCACTGGGCCGGTGAAAAAGGCCCAGGGGGTCTGGAACCCGGACTTGGGTATGGGGTCATATGTTCCCCGGGGCGGCGTGTGGTGGGATGTGACAATCCTTCCATTAAAGCCACAAGATTCTTGGGAATTCTGCCTTTTCCGGGAGCCCTCAGCCTCCGGCCACAccgcctgggggaggggagtgggggaccGCGTGGACAACGGGAGGGTCACTGTAGGGGCCGAGCTCTGGGAGGTCGATCCCCGGGATGGGGGGAGCAGCTTTGGGGGAccacgggaggaggaagaggaggaagaggaggaagaggcctgagtggggccaggcctcgaatggGTCAGAGGGTAGaattgtgtctgtgtattgttctactgtgctttcccaagtggttactacagtgctctgcgcacagtaagtgctcaataatatgattgaatgaatgaatgaagataaaatGGCCACAGATAATCCAGAAAGGGGATAATATGCTGGAGGCCTGTCAGAATCCCTGGTGCATTCACGGTAAGGGAAACACTGTgctgggtgg comes from the Ornithorhynchus anatinus isolate Pmale09 chromosome 1, mOrnAna1.pri.v4, whole genome shotgun sequence genome and includes:
- the SLC12A8 gene encoding solute carrier family 12 member 8, with translation MGRGGKVRELFHQAVRQAGAGPGPPRLTPSGQSGSFGTWDGVFTSCLINIFGVVLFLRTGWLVGNAGVLVGAALVSSVVLAALVTVLSGIGLAERCGVGRGGVYSMLAAALGGPLGAAVGLLYVFGQCVAGAMYVSGFAESVSAVLGLGSPWAVRAVALAALLGLLGVSLAGVKWVVRLQLLLLLLLTTSTLDFVLGSFSHLDAEHGFVGYSPELLSNNSLPDYSPGESFFTVFAVFFPAATGVLAGFNMSGDLDRPLTSIPLGSLAAIGVSWFLYVVFVFLLGAVCSREALRQDFMIAQKVSLVGFLFLLGLYISSLASCMGGLYGAPRILHCLAQEKVVPALAFLAQEVSPLGGGPRDPPVTAIGVTGLVTVAFVCLGQVNVLAPIVTVTFMLTYAAVNLSFFSTGLARPRGPPPRSGPKAPPDPRASMPLLPPPKPDGTSGYGTAGPPPTAFAHGLDQLVGVGRGRQGARRTLWDSFRLDPGPPGPRGRWALSGGGGRGSPPQEGTEGPWDPAPQRTDSSPAPGAQDPRTLPPSPFSHLCNPWVSLIGAFGFLVVVFLIQWVYTLVNLAIAGSLYLYICRVNPGRHPGSTGNCHFFRRVKSVCVPAFSGAQGPEEEMVLTPALPSVDVETAQLTQDNTDFAARDRYHASSLVSGGELGTPLPTTARLTAPLPTPCPPAGRRETGDQIPEKGLCP